A stretch of DNA from Cellulomonas fengjieae:
CCTCGTCCTCGTCGGCCCGCACGGCGTCCGCGCCCGCGTCCGACGCCAGCGCGGCACGTGCGGCGTCCGGGTCGACACCGGCACCGCTGACGACCTGCACCAGGGTCTCGTCGTCGCCGAGGTCGGCGCCGTGCTCGAAGTGCGCGGAGAACAGCGCTTCCAGCGTCCGCTCGGCCAGCCGAGCTCCGCCGGTGGTCCGCGCGAGGTGGACCAGCCGGTGGGCCGCGAACGTGTTGACGGCCAGCGCCCGGTCGAAGTCGTAGGCGAGGCCCTCCCCGGCAGCCACGGCTGTGACCTGCGCGAACATCTGCCGCACGCGGTCGACGGGGATTCCCTTGAGGGCCGACAGGGCGGCCATCTCCGGCCTGCCGGGGCCGACAGGGGTGTGCGGCGACAGCTCGTAGGCCTTCCAGGTCACCTCGACGTGCTCGCGGTGCGGGAAGTCGGCCAGGGCAGCGGCGAACCGGCGCTTGCCGATGTAGCACCAGGGGCACGCGATGTCGGACCAGACCTCGACCTGGAGCGTGCGGACCGTGTTCAGGGTGAGGATGCTCACGGGAGCAGCAGGACCTTTCCGGTGGTGGAGCGCGACTCGAGCGCACGGTGGGCGGCGGCCGCGTCGCCGAGCGGGAACGTCGCTCCGACGCGCACGGCGAGCTCGTCGGCCCGGACCGCGTCGAACAGCTCGCCCGCGCGCCACAGCAGCTCGTCACGGGTGGCGACGTGGTCGTCGAGCGTGGGGCGGGTCAGGAAGATCGACCCTGCCGCGTTGAGGCGCTGCGGGTCCACCGGGGGGACAGGTCCGGAGGATGCGCCGAACAGGACGAGCATGCCGCGGCGCTGCAGCGAGGCCAGCGACGCGTCGAACGTGTCCTTGCCGACGGAGTCGAAGACGGCGTGCACGCCGCGACCGCCGGTGAGCGCCCGCACCTGCGCGGGCAGGTCGTCGGTGAGGTGGCCGAGCTCGCGGTAGCGGATGACGTCGGTGGCGCCCGCCTCCCGCGCCAGGCGTTCCTTCTCGGGGCTGCCCACGGTGGCGATGACCCGGGCGCCGCGGCGGGCGGCCAGCTGCGTGAGCAGCAGCCCCACGCCGCCCGCGGCCGCGTGCACGAGCACGTCGTGCCCCGCCTGCACCGGGAACGTCGAGGTCACCAGGTAGTGCGCGGTGAGGCCCTGCAGGGGCAGCGCGGCGGCCACCTGGTCGGGCACGCCCGCCGGCACGAGGAGCGCCTTCGACTCCCGGACGGTCACGAGCTCGGCGTACGAGCCGGGTGCCGACGCCCAGGCGACGCGGTCACCGACCGCGATCTCGCTGACGTCCGCCCCGGTCGCGACCACCTCGCCGGCGCCCTCGGCGCCGACGACGTGCGGGAACGGTGCCCGGTAGGTGCCGTTGCGACGGTAGACGTCGACGAAGTTCACGCCGCTGGCGGCGACGCGGACGAGGACCTCGTCGGCCGCCGGCTCGGGGTCGGGGAGGTCGACGAGCTCGAGGACGTCGGGTCCGCCCGAGGCGGTGGCATGGATGGCGCGCACGCTGGCAAAACGCGACGGCGCTCCGCCGTGTTCCGGCAACCCAGTTCGAATGTTCGTGCAGTGTTGTGTATGTTCATGCACATGACGTTCACGGTCGCGGTCGCGGGTGCCAGCGGGTACGCCGGCGGCGAGATGCTCCGCGTGCTCCTCGCCCATCCCGAGGCGAAGATCGGTGCCCTCACGGCCCACTCCAACGCCGGCACCCCGCTGGGGGCGCACCAGCCGCACCTGCGCTCGCTCGCGGACCGGGTGCTGGCGCCGACGTCGGTCGAGGAGCTGGCCGGTCACGACGTCGTGGTGCTCGCGCTGCCGCACGGTGCCAGTGGCGCCATCGCCGCCGAGCTCGAGGCGCGCGGGGACGGTGCCGTCGTCGTGGACCTCGGAGCAGACCACCGGCTGGTGGACGCGCAGGACTGGGAGCAGTTCTACGGCAGCGCCCACGCCGGCACGTGGCCGTACGGCCTGCCGGAGCTGATGCACCCGGGTGAGCGCACCGCCGCCGGCCAGCGCGCGGTCCTCGCTGCCGCCCGGCGGATCGCCGTACCCGGCTGCAACGTCACCGCCGTGTCGCTGGGTCTGCAGCCCGGCGTCGCCGCCGGTGTCATCGAGCCCACCGACCTCGTCGCGGTGCTCGCCAACGGGTACTCGGGCGCGGGGAAGTCCCTCAAGACGCACCTGCTCGCCAGCGAGGCGCTCGGCGCGGCACAGCCGTACGCCGTGGGTGGGACGCACCGCCACATCCCGGAGATCGTGCAGAACCTGCGGTCCGCCGGCGCGGCGGACGTCACCATCTCGTTCACCCCGACCCTCGTCCCCATGGCCCGTGGCATCCTCGCGACCGCGACCGCGCGCCTGGTCGCGGGCACGGACCCGGCGACCGTCCGGGCCGCGTGGCAGGAGGCGTACG
This window harbors:
- a CDS encoding DsbA family oxidoreductase codes for the protein MSILTLNTVRTLQVEVWSDIACPWCYIGKRRFAAALADFPHREHVEVTWKAYELSPHTPVGPGRPEMAALSALKGIPVDRVRQMFAQVTAVAAGEGLAYDFDRALAVNTFAAHRLVHLARTTGGARLAERTLEALFSAHFEHGADLGDDETLVQVVSGAGVDPDAARAALASDAGADAVRADEDEARALGVTGVPFFVVDRRVAVSGAQPADVFTQLLEAGWREANPLQTLATADPDAAACVDDSCAT
- a CDS encoding quinone oxidoreductase family protein, encoding MRAIHATASGGPDVLELVDLPDPEPAADEVLVRVAASGVNFVDVYRRNGTYRAPFPHVVGAEGAGEVVATGADVSEIAVGDRVAWASAPGSYAELVTVRESKALLVPAGVPDQVAAALPLQGLTAHYLVTSTFPVQAGHDVLVHAAAGGVGLLLTQLAARRGARVIATVGSPEKERLAREAGATDVIRYRELGHLTDDLPAQVRALTGGRGVHAVFDSVGKDTFDASLASLQRRGMLVLFGASSGPVPPVDPQRLNAAGSIFLTRPTLDDHVATRDELLWRAGELFDAVRADELAVRVGATFPLGDAAAAHRALESRSTTGKVLLLP
- the argC gene encoding N-acetyl-gamma-glutamyl-phosphate reductase, with the translated sequence MTFTVAVAGASGYAGGEMLRVLLAHPEAKIGALTAHSNAGTPLGAHQPHLRSLADRVLAPTSVEELAGHDVVVLALPHGASGAIAAELEARGDGAVVVDLGADHRLVDAQDWEQFYGSAHAGTWPYGLPELMHPGERTAAGQRAVLAAARRIAVPGCNVTAVSLGLQPGVAAGVIEPTDLVAVLANGYSGAGKSLKTHLLASEALGAAQPYAVGGTHRHIPEIVQNLRSAGAADVTISFTPTLVPMARGILATATARLVAGTDPATVRAAWQEAYADEPFVHLLPEGQWPTTAATLGANTALVQVAVDERAGRVVTVTALDNLVKGTAGGALQSLNLALGLPETLGLPLDGVAP